A window of the Gemmatirosa kalamazoonensis genome harbors these coding sequences:
- a CDS encoding S9 family peptidase codes for MPRHRLPYAALVLLLVATPPAVPAQPAATPPNAAAARPRDRVALEQYLDWEDVQNPQISPDGSTIIFTRRWVDKMNDRWETSLWQMNADGTRPRALAQGSDAHWSPDGKRIAYIARGEPNASSQIFVRWMDAEGATTQISHVTEAPSALEWSPDGKQLAFTMNVPVRDNWRIAMPTPPKGAKWIEAPKVVTRLNYRSDRIGFTDEAYRHVFVIPADGGTPRQLTTGDFNHAAPSFSADGKWVAFSAFRVADSERMFRRSQIYAANVETGEIKQLTQSVGNNGNPVYSPDGRHIAYLSADSTDHSATAETKLVVMNADGSAPHVASGTLDRPIAGQFWSPDGASLYFNVESEGSRNLYVTGLTGAPRPVTTGTHVLVVSNVGRNGLAVGVRSTPTKPNDVVTFTIPKTGAATTFAQLTNVNDDVLTGKKLATTEEIWYPSKDGLKIQGWIVKPPDFDPSRKYPLILDIHGGPQSMYNVAFSFARQDHAADGYVVLYTNPRGSTGYGIKFTNEIKNAYPGKDFDDLMAGVDTVVGRGYVDTKRMFVYGCSGGGVLTAWIVGHTDRFAAAASLCPVTNWMSFVGTTDGAAWYDNFEKPFWEDPSEYLRRSPIMYVGNVKTPTLLMTGVQDLRTPIPQTEEFYRALKMRGVPTAMIRMNNEYHGTSSTPSNFLRTQLYLRSWFDRFAPGPRATTAAMQ; via the coding sequence ATGCCCCGCCACCGTCTGCCGTACGCGGCGCTCGTCCTGCTCCTGGTCGCGACGCCGCCGGCCGTCCCTGCGCAGCCTGCTGCGACGCCGCCTAACGCGGCCGCGGCGCGCCCCCGCGACCGCGTCGCGCTCGAGCAGTACCTGGACTGGGAGGACGTCCAGAATCCGCAGATCTCCCCCGACGGCTCGACGATCATCTTCACCCGCCGCTGGGTGGACAAGATGAACGACCGCTGGGAGACGTCACTGTGGCAGATGAACGCCGACGGCACGCGCCCGCGCGCGCTCGCGCAGGGCTCCGACGCGCACTGGTCGCCCGACGGCAAGCGCATCGCGTACATCGCGCGCGGGGAGCCCAACGCCTCGTCGCAGATCTTCGTGCGGTGGATGGACGCCGAGGGCGCGACGACCCAGATCTCGCACGTCACCGAGGCGCCGTCGGCGCTCGAGTGGTCGCCCGACGGCAAGCAGCTCGCGTTCACGATGAACGTCCCGGTGCGCGACAACTGGCGCATCGCGATGCCCACGCCGCCGAAGGGCGCGAAGTGGATCGAGGCCCCGAAGGTCGTCACGCGGCTGAACTACCGCTCCGACCGCATCGGCTTCACCGACGAGGCGTACCGTCACGTGTTCGTGATCCCGGCCGACGGCGGCACGCCGCGCCAGCTCACGACGGGCGACTTCAACCACGCCGCGCCGAGCTTCTCCGCCGACGGCAAGTGGGTCGCGTTCTCCGCGTTCCGCGTCGCCGACTCCGAGCGCATGTTCCGCCGCTCGCAGATCTACGCGGCGAACGTGGAGACCGGGGAGATCAAGCAGCTCACCCAGAGCGTCGGGAACAACGGCAATCCGGTGTACTCGCCCGACGGCCGCCACATCGCGTATCTCTCGGCCGACTCCACCGACCACTCGGCCACCGCGGAGACGAAGCTCGTCGTCATGAACGCGGACGGCTCGGCCCCGCACGTCGCGTCGGGCACGCTCGACCGCCCGATCGCGGGGCAGTTCTGGTCGCCCGACGGCGCGAGCCTCTACTTCAACGTCGAGAGCGAGGGGTCGCGCAACTTGTACGTGACCGGGCTGACGGGCGCGCCGCGGCCGGTGACCACGGGCACGCACGTGCTCGTGGTCTCGAACGTCGGCCGCAACGGCCTCGCCGTCGGCGTACGCTCGACGCCCACGAAGCCGAACGACGTGGTGACGTTCACGATCCCGAAGACCGGCGCCGCGACGACGTTCGCGCAGCTCACGAACGTCAACGACGACGTGCTCACCGGCAAGAAGCTCGCGACGACGGAGGAGATCTGGTATCCGTCGAAGGACGGCCTGAAGATCCAGGGATGGATCGTGAAGCCGCCGGACTTCGACCCGTCGAGGAAGTACCCGCTCATCCTCGACATCCACGGCGGGCCGCAGTCGATGTACAACGTGGCGTTCAGCTTCGCGCGGCAGGACCACGCGGCGGACGGCTACGTCGTGCTGTACACGAATCCGCGCGGCAGCACGGGCTACGGCATCAAGTTCACGAACGAGATCAAGAACGCGTACCCGGGCAAGGACTTCGACGACCTCATGGCGGGCGTCGACACCGTCGTCGGGCGCGGCTACGTCGACACGAAGCGGATGTTCGTGTACGGCTGCTCGGGCGGCGGCGTGCTCACCGCGTGGATCGTCGGCCACACCGACCGCTTCGCCGCGGCGGCGTCGCTCTGCCCGGTCACGAACTGGATGAGCTTCGTCGGCACGACGGACGGCGCGGCGTGGTACGACAACTTCGAGAAGCCGTTCTGGGAAGATCCGAGCGAGTACCTGCGCCGCTCGCCGATCATGTACGTCGGCAACGTGAAGACGCCGACGCTGCTCATGACCGGCGTGCAGGATCTGCGCACGCCGATCCCGCAGACGGAGGAGTTCTATCGCGCGCTGAAGATGCGCGGCGTGCCGACGGCGATGATCCGCATGAACAACGAGTACCACGGCACCTCGAGCACGCCGTCGAACTTCCTGCGGACGCAGCTCTACCTGCGGAGCTGGTTCGACCGCTTCGCGCCCGGCCCGCGCGCGACGACGGCAGCGATGCAGTGA
- a CDS encoding alpha-amylase family glycosyl hydrolase: MPRSVRGPEVRAAIDAVREPDPVRPLTPSPADWRDGWIYFAMVDRFDNPHAPPRHLPFDAPFGGFQGGTIDGVRRRLDYLQSLGVGALWITPVLRNVARVDGAPNEGTYHGYGIQNFLAVDPRYASDPRHADAELRRLVDDAHARGIYVILDIVLNHTGDVFAYDGGSTAAHADAPRRIHWRDAHGVARPEWTTADAIGSLPPLDAAVFPDELRHDAMFRRQGAPAADGPETIGDFGSLKQLVTSDPAVADALIRAHQYVIARWDVDGFRVDTLKYLDREFARTFGNAMREFALGAGKKNFFTFGEVYDDEAQIARFVGRNTRDANAEIVGVDAALDFPLFFKLPAVLKGMLPPSEIAGVYQRRKAVEREVVSSHGEATRFFVTFLDNHDQHERFRFEAADDPHRYDDQVTLALACQFALPGIPCVYYGTEQGLAGRGASDQNVREALWGKPGAFDPAHPLARALRALSDLRRRTPALRYGRFYFRPVSGDGVHFGVSPFRAGVLAFSRILGDREVLVVANTSASDGFVGEVIVDASLNAPGSTFAVLHANRADPAAPGAVRVTGAIEVREVDGSSGTGPAAVVRVALRPMEVQVLG; this comes from the coding sequence GTGCCGCGATCGGTGCGCGGGCCCGAGGTTCGCGCCGCGATCGACGCGGTGCGCGAGCCCGATCCGGTGCGCCCGCTCACGCCGTCGCCGGCGGACTGGCGCGACGGGTGGATCTACTTCGCGATGGTGGACCGGTTCGACAACCCGCACGCGCCGCCGCGGCACCTGCCGTTCGACGCGCCGTTCGGCGGCTTCCAGGGCGGCACGATCGACGGCGTGCGGCGGCGGCTCGACTACCTGCAGTCGTTAGGCGTCGGCGCGCTGTGGATCACGCCCGTGCTGCGCAACGTCGCGCGCGTCGACGGCGCGCCGAACGAGGGCACGTACCACGGCTACGGGATCCAGAACTTCCTCGCCGTCGATCCCCGCTACGCCTCGGACCCGCGGCACGCCGACGCCGAGCTGCGGCGGCTCGTCGACGACGCGCACGCGCGCGGGATCTACGTCATCCTCGACATCGTGTTGAACCACACAGGCGACGTGTTCGCGTACGACGGCGGATCGACGGCCGCGCACGCCGACGCGCCGCGCAGGATCCACTGGCGCGACGCGCACGGCGTGGCGCGGCCGGAGTGGACCACCGCGGACGCCATCGGCAGCCTGCCGCCGCTCGACGCCGCGGTGTTCCCCGACGAGCTGCGGCACGACGCGATGTTCCGCCGCCAGGGCGCGCCCGCCGCCGACGGCCCCGAGACGATCGGCGACTTCGGCTCGCTGAAGCAGCTCGTGACGAGCGATCCCGCGGTCGCCGACGCGCTCATTCGCGCGCACCAGTACGTCATCGCGCGGTGGGACGTCGACGGCTTCCGCGTCGACACGCTGAAGTACCTCGACCGCGAGTTCGCGCGCACGTTCGGCAACGCGATGCGCGAGTTCGCGCTCGGCGCCGGCAAGAAGAACTTCTTCACGTTCGGCGAGGTGTACGACGACGAGGCGCAGATCGCGCGGTTCGTCGGCCGCAACACGCGCGACGCGAACGCGGAGATCGTCGGCGTCGACGCGGCGCTCGACTTCCCGCTGTTCTTCAAGCTTCCGGCCGTGCTGAAGGGGATGCTGCCGCCGAGCGAGATCGCCGGCGTGTACCAGCGGCGCAAGGCGGTGGAGCGCGAGGTCGTGAGCTCGCACGGCGAAGCGACGCGCTTCTTCGTCACGTTCCTCGACAACCACGACCAGCACGAGCGATTCCGCTTCGAGGCGGCCGACGACCCGCATCGCTACGACGACCAGGTGACGCTGGCGCTCGCGTGCCAGTTCGCGCTGCCCGGGATCCCGTGCGTGTACTACGGCACGGAGCAGGGGCTCGCCGGCCGCGGCGCGAGCGACCAGAACGTGCGCGAGGCGCTGTGGGGGAAGCCGGGCGCGTTCGACCCCGCGCACCCGCTCGCGCGAGCGCTGCGCGCGCTCTCCGACCTGCGCCGCCGCACGCCCGCGCTGCGCTACGGTCGCTTCTACTTCCGCCCCGTGTCGGGGGACGGCGTGCACTTCGGCGTGTCACCGTTCCGCGCCGGCGTGCTCGCGTTCTCGCGCATCCTCGGTGACCGCGAGGTGCTCGTCGTCGCGAACACGAGCGCGAGCGACGGGTTCGTCGGGGAGGTGATCGTCGACGCATCGCTCAATGCCCCGGGATCGACGTTCGCCGTGCTGCACGCGAACCGCGCCGACCCCGCGGCACCCGGTGCGGTGCGCGTGACCGGCGCGATCGAGGTCCGCGAGGTCGACGGATCGTCAGGCACCGGCCCCGCGGCGGTGGTGCGGGTGGCGCTGCGGCCGATGGAAGTGCAGGTGCTCGGGTGA
- a CDS encoding beta strand repeat-containing protein: MIGRALARRLGRALVAAALAAATACGGGAGADGGITGATVVGTVAAVSISSPTVTLEVGGSTTLQAQALDPQGHALPRSIVWSSSDTTIVRVSSDGRVTGVAVGRAEVAANVEGKFTKATVTVGPRAVATVQLSPDAARLMVGARMTLVAHTLHADGSELTGRVVTWTTTDPRIVSVDSVGTIEGRAPGVATVTATSEGHVASVGVTVVAVPVAALAVAPATDTLVVGQSTQLSATATDSAGGVLAGRTIAWSSSDPAVASVSSSGLVLAAAPGAVDVTASAEGRSAAAHVVVVARPVASVIVSPSSSSLAVGDTLRLEALVTDASGAVLAGRAVAFASSDTTVARVSADGVVTATGLGSATITATSGSATGTATVTVAPANVASLDLQPAAASLTVGDTLTVRATALDAAGHALAGRVITWTSGAPGVVSAAPNGKLTALGAGTAVILATSGRASATMTVTVRAVPAAGVRILPSSLVMLVGDARDLAATAVDAGGNALPYPITFASSDERVAVVSSAGRVLALALGTVQITASAGGAQGTATVSVVPDPVVAVAVSGMPPSLLPGATAQLSAAATNRFGTAVTGRPVTWATSDAAVATVSPGGLVTAVGAGSAVISATIDGVTGSTTASVSQVPVARVTIALGTGSLQPAQTTQATATAYDAAGNALAGRAFAFTTSNAAVATVSASGVVTAVADGTATITASAGGQSASATVTVTTPATPPPPPPPPPSVATVAVSLASPSLTVGQGTAATATLRDASGNVLTGRPVTWATSDPAIATVSTTGAVTAVAAGTATISATSGGVTGSATLTVTAVSPPPPPPPPAVASITVSLGTASLPLGNATLATATVRDAAGNVLTGRTVTWASSDLTVATVAPSGAVIGVGLGSATISATSGGVTGSASVTVVAQAPAPVAAISVSLGSASLVVGQSTGATATLRDAAGNVLTGRPIAWTTSNASVATVSSSGQVVAVAPGTATITATSGSASGSASLTVSAPPPAPVATVSVSLGASSLVTGGSTTASATLRDAAGNVLTGRPVTWASSDASIATVSASGGVTAVAPGTVTISATSGGVTGSATLTVTAPPPAPVASIAVSLGSTSLTVGSATSATATLRDAAGNVLTGRPLTWASSDPTVATVSPSGGVIAVGVGSATISATSGGVTGSAALTVTAPPPAPVAAVSVTLGASTLAIGATTTATATLSDASGNVLTGRPIAWTSSDPSIATVSSSGVVTAVSAGSASITATSGGVSGSAGVTVQQPPPPPAPVVARIDVRPGAINLKSGKTPKDAADMAAIAYDASDNVILTAKFTWSIDDPSVAALNVNSLLSNLATVVALNDGDAVVTVRSGSVSATVKVKVR, encoded by the coding sequence ATGATCGGACGCGCTCTGGCTCGCAGGCTCGGTCGTGCGCTCGTGGCGGCCGCGCTGGCCGCGGCGACGGCGTGTGGCGGTGGTGCGGGCGCCGACGGCGGCATCACCGGCGCCACGGTCGTCGGCACGGTCGCGGCGGTGTCGATCTCCAGCCCGACGGTGACGCTGGAGGTCGGCGGCTCGACGACGCTGCAGGCGCAGGCGCTCGATCCGCAGGGGCACGCGCTTCCCCGCTCCATCGTCTGGTCCAGCAGCGACACGACGATCGTGCGCGTGTCGAGCGACGGACGCGTGACCGGCGTCGCGGTGGGCCGCGCGGAGGTCGCGGCGAACGTCGAGGGCAAGTTCACGAAGGCCACCGTCACCGTCGGCCCGCGCGCCGTGGCGACGGTGCAGCTCTCGCCCGACGCGGCACGTCTGATGGTCGGCGCGCGCATGACGCTCGTCGCGCACACGCTGCACGCCGACGGGAGCGAGCTGACGGGACGCGTCGTCACGTGGACGACGACCGACCCGCGCATCGTGTCGGTGGACAGCGTGGGGACGATCGAGGGACGCGCGCCCGGCGTCGCGACGGTCACGGCGACGAGCGAGGGACACGTCGCATCCGTGGGCGTCACCGTCGTCGCGGTGCCGGTGGCGGCGCTCGCCGTCGCGCCGGCGACCGACACGCTGGTCGTCGGCCAGTCGACGCAGCTCTCGGCGACGGCGACCGACTCGGCGGGCGGCGTGCTCGCGGGTCGCACGATCGCGTGGAGCTCGAGCGACCCGGCCGTCGCGTCGGTGTCGTCGTCGGGGCTCGTGCTCGCCGCGGCGCCGGGCGCCGTGGACGTGACCGCGTCCGCCGAGGGACGCAGCGCTGCCGCGCACGTCGTCGTCGTCGCGCGTCCCGTCGCGTCGGTGATCGTGTCGCCGAGCAGCTCGTCGCTCGCGGTGGGCGACACGCTGCGGCTCGAGGCGCTCGTGACCGACGCGTCCGGTGCCGTGCTCGCGGGCCGCGCCGTCGCGTTCGCGTCGTCCGACACCACCGTGGCGCGCGTGAGTGCGGACGGCGTCGTCACGGCGACGGGGCTCGGCTCGGCGACCATCACGGCGACGAGCGGCAGCGCGACCGGCACGGCGACGGTGACCGTGGCTCCGGCGAACGTCGCGTCGCTCGACCTGCAGCCGGCGGCCGCGTCGCTCACCGTGGGCGACACGCTCACCGTGCGCGCGACGGCGCTCGACGCGGCGGGGCACGCGCTCGCCGGCCGCGTCATCACATGGACGAGCGGCGCGCCGGGCGTGGTGTCCGCCGCGCCTAACGGCAAGCTGACCGCGCTCGGCGCCGGCACCGCGGTGATCCTCGCGACGTCGGGGCGCGCCTCGGCGACGATGACCGTCACCGTGCGCGCCGTGCCCGCGGCCGGCGTGCGCATCCTGCCCTCGTCGCTCGTCATGCTCGTCGGCGACGCGCGCGACCTCGCGGCGACCGCGGTCGACGCCGGCGGCAACGCGCTGCCGTACCCGATCACGTTCGCGTCGAGCGACGAGCGGGTCGCCGTCGTGTCGAGCGCGGGACGGGTGCTCGCGCTCGCGCTGGGCACGGTGCAGATCACCGCGTCGGCGGGCGGCGCGCAGGGCACGGCGACGGTGAGCGTGGTGCCGGACCCCGTCGTCGCCGTCGCGGTGAGCGGCATGCCGCCGTCGCTGCTGCCCGGCGCGACGGCGCAGCTCTCCGCCGCCGCGACGAACCGCTTCGGTACCGCGGTCACCGGCCGCCCCGTGACGTGGGCGACGAGCGACGCCGCGGTCGCCACCGTGTCGCCCGGCGGCCTCGTGACCGCGGTCGGCGCGGGGAGCGCCGTGATCTCGGCGACGATCGACGGCGTCACCGGCTCGACCACCGCGAGCGTGTCGCAGGTGCCGGTGGCGCGGGTGACGATCGCGTTAGGCACCGGATCGCTCCAGCCCGCGCAGACGACGCAGGCGACGGCCACGGCGTACGACGCCGCGGGCAACGCGCTCGCCGGGCGCGCGTTCGCGTTCACGACGAGCAACGCCGCGGTCGCGACCGTGTCCGCGTCGGGCGTCGTGACCGCCGTCGCCGACGGCACCGCGACGATCACGGCGTCCGCCGGCGGGCAGAGCGCGTCGGCCACCGTGACCGTCACGACGCCGGCGACGCCACCGCCGCCGCCCCCACCACCGCCGTCCGTGGCGACGGTGGCCGTGTCGCTCGCGTCGCCGAGCCTCACGGTGGGACAGGGGACCGCCGCGACCGCGACGCTGCGCGATGCGAGCGGCAACGTGCTCACCGGCCGGCCGGTGACGTGGGCGACGTCCGACCCCGCCATCGCCACCGTGTCGACGACCGGCGCCGTGACCGCGGTCGCCGCCGGAACCGCCACGATCAGCGCGACGAGCGGCGGCGTGACGGGCAGCGCGACGCTCACCGTGACCGCCGTCTCGCCGCCGCCACCGCCCCCACCGCCGGCGGTCGCGTCCATCACGGTGTCGTTAGGCACTGCGAGTCTTCCGCTCGGGAACGCGACGCTCGCGACGGCGACGGTGCGCGACGCCGCCGGCAACGTGCTCACCGGACGCACGGTGACATGGGCGAGCTCCGATCTCACGGTCGCGACGGTCGCGCCGAGCGGCGCCGTGATCGGCGTCGGCCTCGGCAGCGCGACGATCTCGGCGACGAGCGGCGGCGTGACCGGCTCCGCGTCGGTGACGGTCGTCGCGCAGGCGCCCGCGCCGGTGGCTGCGATCAGCGTGTCGTTGGGCAGCGCGAGCCTCGTCGTGGGACAGAGCACGGGCGCGACGGCGACGCTGCGCGACGCGGCCGGCAACGTGCTCACCGGCCGGCCCATCGCGTGGACGACGTCGAACGCATCGGTCGCGACGGTGTCGTCGAGCGGCCAGGTCGTCGCGGTCGCGCCGGGAACGGCGACGATCACCGCGACGAGCGGCAGCGCGAGCGGGTCGGCGTCGCTCACGGTCAGCGCGCCGCCGCCGGCGCCGGTGGCGACGGTCTCGGTGTCGTTGGGCGCGTCGTCGCTCGTCACGGGTGGCAGCACCACCGCGTCGGCCACGCTGCGTGACGCGGCGGGGAACGTGCTCACCGGACGTCCGGTCACGTGGGCGTCGTCGGACGCGTCGATCGCCACGGTGTCGGCGAGCGGCGGCGTCACGGCGGTGGCGCCGGGAACCGTCACGATCAGCGCGACGAGCGGCGGCGTCACGGGGTCCGCGACGCTCACCGTGACGGCACCGCCGCCGGCGCCGGTGGCGTCGATCGCGGTGTCGTTGGGCAGCACGAGCCTCACCGTCGGCAGCGCGACCTCCGCGACGGCGACGCTGCGGGATGCCGCCGGCAACGTGCTCACCGGGCGCCCGCTGACGTGGGCGAGCTCCGATCCCACGGTGGCGACGGTGTCGCCGAGCGGCGGCGTGATCGCGGTCGGCGTCGGCAGCGCGACGATCTCGGCGACGAGCGGGGGCGTCACCGGATCCGCCGCGCTCACGGTGACCGCGCCGCCGCCGGCGCCGGTCGCCGCGGTGTCCGTCACGCTCGGCGCGTCGACGCTCGCGATCGGCGCGACGACGACGGCGACCGCCACGCTGAGCGACGCGAGCGGCAACGTCCTCACGGGACGCCCGATCGCGTGGACGAGCTCCGACCCGTCGATCGCGACGGTGTCGTCGTCGGGCGTCGTCACGGCGGTGAGCGCCGGGTCGGCATCGATCACGGCGACGAGCGGCGGCGTGAGCGGCTCGGCGGGCGTGACGGTGCAACAGCCGCCGCCTCCGCCGGCCCCCGTCGTCGCGCGCATCGACGTGCGTCCCGGCGCGATCAACCTGAAGAGCGGCAAGACGCCGAAGGACGCGGCGGACATGGCCGCCATCGCGTACGATGCGAGCGACAACGTGATCCTGACGGCGAAGTTCACGTGGTCGATCGACGATCCGTCGGTCGCCGCGCTCAACGTGAACTCGCTCCTCAGCAACCTCGCGACGGTGGTCGCGCTGAACGACGGCGACGCCGTGGTCACGGTGCGCTCCGGCAGCGTCAGCGCGACCGTGAAAGTGAAGGTGCGATGA
- a CDS encoding Ig-like domain-containing protein, producing the protein MTRRRLAVGAALALAACSSTASDPIDAASVELSASTLTVVAGADAPLTARVRDAGGRDVGGTVVWTTRDAGIAAVTSSASSTGIVRGVAPGTTQVAANFAGRYAVATVTVTPRPVASVVVQPSTVDLRVGGTAQLRARTLDAAGGELTGRTVTFASNAAAVATVAPDGLVTAVAPGTASITVASEGRTALVAVTVTPIPVASVTVAPSAPSIPLGGTVQLAATTLDSLGRPLAGRAVTWTSSDQAVATVSSGGLATGTGVGTARITATIEGRSASATLTVLPRPVASVTLSLASTTLAEGDTARLAVRLADAQGQPLSGRDVTFASDAPNVARVSATGLVTAVAAGTATLSATSEGVRGTVVVRVTALAVAAVRVSPDTTRLAVGATARLTATPLTAGGAPIAGRTIAWTSGAPGVATVASDGTVTALSGGVAVIFAQTGGVVGQAVVIVQAPTVQRVIVSPGTASTPVGSSVTLVATPVDAAGATITGLPVTWSTSDASVAIVSSSGRVVGLAVGTVTIGAASGGATGTATVTITP; encoded by the coding sequence ATGACGCGTCGGCGCCTCGCGGTGGGCGCCGCGCTGGCGCTCGCCGCCTGCTCGAGCACGGCGAGCGATCCGATCGACGCGGCGAGCGTCGAGCTGTCGGCATCGACGCTCACCGTCGTCGCCGGCGCGGACGCGCCGCTCACCGCGCGCGTGCGCGACGCCGGCGGCCGCGACGTCGGCGGCACGGTGGTGTGGACGACGCGCGACGCGGGCATCGCGGCGGTCACGTCGTCGGCCTCGAGCACGGGGATCGTGCGCGGCGTCGCTCCGGGAACCACCCAGGTCGCCGCGAACTTCGCTGGCCGCTACGCCGTCGCCACGGTCACCGTCACGCCGCGGCCGGTCGCGTCCGTCGTCGTGCAGCCGTCGACGGTGGACCTGCGCGTCGGCGGCACGGCGCAGCTCCGCGCACGCACGCTCGACGCGGCGGGCGGCGAGCTGACGGGGCGCACGGTGACGTTCGCGTCGAACGCCGCCGCCGTCGCGACGGTCGCGCCGGACGGGCTGGTGACGGCCGTGGCGCCGGGGACGGCGTCGATCACCGTCGCGAGCGAGGGGCGCACCGCGCTCGTCGCCGTCACCGTGACCCCGATCCCGGTCGCCTCGGTCACCGTCGCGCCGTCGGCGCCGTCGATTCCGTTAGGCGGTACCGTGCAGCTCGCGGCCACGACGCTCGACTCGCTCGGCCGACCGCTCGCCGGGCGCGCCGTGACGTGGACGTCGAGCGACCAGGCGGTGGCCACGGTCTCCTCGGGCGGGCTGGCGACGGGCACCGGCGTCGGCACCGCGCGCATCACCGCGACGATCGAGGGGCGCTCGGCGAGCGCCACGCTCACCGTGCTCCCCCGCCCCGTCGCGTCGGTCACGCTGTCGCTCGCGAGCACCACGCTCGCCGAGGGCGATACCGCGCGCCTCGCCGTCAGGCTCGCCGACGCGCAGGGGCAGCCGCTGAGCGGACGCGACGTGACGTTCGCGAGCGACGCGCCGAACGTCGCCCGCGTGAGCGCGACGGGGCTCGTGACGGCCGTCGCCGCGGGAACGGCGACGCTGTCGGCGACGAGCGAGGGCGTGCGCGGCACGGTCGTCGTCCGCGTGACCGCGCTCGCCGTCGCGGCGGTGCGCGTCAGCCCCGACACCACGCGGCTCGCCGTCGGCGCGACGGCGCGGCTCACCGCGACGCCGCTCACCGCCGGCGGCGCGCCGATCGCCGGCCGCACGATCGCGTGGACGAGCGGAGCGCCCGGCGTGGCGACCGTGGCGAGCGACGGCACGGTCACCGCGCTGTCCGGCGGCGTCGCGGTGATCTTCGCGCAGACGGGTGGCGTCGTGGGCCAGGCCGTGGTGATCGTGCAGGCGCCGACGGTGCAGCGCGTGATCGTCTCGCCGGGCACCGCGTCGACCCCCGTCGGGTCGTCCGTGACGCTCGTCGCGACGCCGGTCGACGCGGCGGGTGCGACGATCACGGGACTTCCCGTCACGTGGTCGACGAGCGACGCATCGGTCGCCATCGTATCGAGCAGCGGCCGCGTCGTGGGCCTCGCCGTCGGCACCGTCACCATCGGCGCCGCGAGCGGCGGCGCGACCGGCACCGCGACGGTGACGATCACGCCGTGA
- a CDS encoding tetratricopeptide repeat protein: MIRRTAAVILATLLLSTHAVAQTLAPKRTLPLPPPGCARAVAAATPRQDNAEARRLAAQGREAALVGDRSGARDAFRRAAALDPNDDQIAYALGRADEELGDAAAAVVDYCRYLALSPTGRDADDVQQRVLRLSPAGTADAARRAQERFRAGLAALDAGRWEAAAAAFDETVRLAPPAPEAVYDRAIARLRLGRRDAAARDLEAYLTASQSADDRAAVLRALDALRRPTYDASTALVRGLVFPGLGQFYTGRPALGVVAVGLAGAAVGGALYERTVVRDRTFLDAFGRPYTQAVPERERPYVVPSIAAGAGVWLLAALEARHHAGASTASARRVGAAPVVSPRGRAGVQVRATF; encoded by the coding sequence ATGATCCGCCGCACTGCCGCCGTCATTCTCGCCACGCTGCTCCTCTCCACGCACGCGGTCGCGCAGACGCTCGCACCGAAGCGCACGCTGCCGCTGCCGCCGCCGGGCTGCGCGCGCGCCGTCGCCGCGGCCACGCCGCGCCAGGACAACGCCGAGGCCCGCCGGCTCGCGGCGCAGGGGCGCGAGGCGGCGCTCGTGGGCGACCGCAGCGGGGCGCGCGACGCGTTCCGCCGCGCCGCCGCGCTCGACCCGAACGACGACCAGATCGCCTACGCGTTAGGCCGCGCCGACGAGGAGCTCGGCGACGCCGCGGCCGCCGTCGTCGACTACTGCCGCTATCTCGCGCTGTCGCCGACGGGACGCGACGCCGACGACGTGCAGCAGCGCGTGCTCCGGCTCTCGCCGGCGGGTACCGCGGACGCCGCGCGGCGCGCCCAGGAGCGCTTCCGCGCCGGCCTCGCCGCGCTCGACGCCGGCCGGTGGGAGGCCGCCGCGGCGGCGTTCGACGAGACCGTGCGCCTCGCGCCGCCCGCGCCGGAAGCGGTGTACGACCGCGCCATCGCGCGGCTTCGGCTCGGCCGGCGCGACGCCGCCGCGCGCGACCTCGAGGCGTACCTCACGGCGTCGCAGTCGGCGGACGACCGCGCGGCGGTGCTCCGCGCGCTCGACGCGCTCCGCCGCCCGACGTACGACGCGTCGACGGCGCTCGTGCGCGGGCTGGTGTTCCCCGGGCTCGGCCAGTTCTACACGGGGCGGCCCGCGCTCGGCGTCGTCGCCGTCGGACTCGCGGGCGCCGCGGTGGGCGGCGCGCTGTACGAGCGGACGGTGGTGCGCGATCGCACGTTCCTCGACGCGTTCGGCCGCCCGTACACGCAGGCGGTGCCGGAGCGCGAGCGCCCGTACGTCGTGCCGTCGATCGCCGCGGGGGCCGGCGTGTGGCTGCTCGCCGCGCTCGAGGCGCGACATCACGCCGGCGCGTCGACGGCGAGCGCGCGACGCGTCGGCGCGGCACCGGTGGTGTCACCGCGGGGACGCGCGGGCGTGCAGGTGCGCGCGACGTTCTGA